The proteins below come from a single Roseiflexus sp. RS-1 genomic window:
- a CDS encoding MGDG synthase family glycosyltransferase, whose amino-acid sequence MKHRVLILSTSAGSGHKSAAAALEKVFQRSPQVEELVNLDALERTNELYRAFYSDLYLRLVQERPQLVGWWYQASDEPWKTDTFRLLFDRINADPLTRFIREFRPTITVCTHFMPAGIVAQLLAEDAIDTRLAIVTTDYDFHSMWLSPRFNRYFVALEETKVHLMALGLPEDRITISGIPVDPAFEAPINRDEVLAHYHLRPDLPMILVSAGAAGIGPARDVVQQIMTMKTPSQVIVVCGRNEELRKELIELTEPQAKRFRLLGFTDDMPSLMKIATILIGKPGGLTSSEAMAAGLPMVIISPIPGQEERNSDHLLEEGVALRCNQMTTLAYKVDRLLQNPERLARMRENTRNIGRPDAARVIVDTLLHEVNEPVVIEESPPIRILPFRINLADLFDPPLADDDRFTIVDALSGELIDEVTGKEMRVLFDNLEIESTTDADFYINRDTLALLADRGASPHLIDVLQRALGNRDECDIRWRRQ is encoded by the coding sequence GTGAAACATCGCGTCCTTATTCTCTCCACCAGCGCCGGTTCCGGGCACAAATCCGCCGCAGCCGCGCTCGAGAAGGTCTTTCAACGTTCGCCGCAGGTCGAAGAACTCGTCAATCTCGATGCGCTCGAACGCACCAACGAACTGTACCGCGCCTTCTACTCCGATCTCTACCTGCGGTTGGTGCAGGAGCGTCCGCAACTCGTCGGTTGGTGGTATCAGGCGAGCGACGAACCGTGGAAGACCGACACCTTCCGCCTGCTGTTCGACCGGATCAACGCCGACCCGCTGACCCGCTTCATTCGCGAGTTCCGTCCCACGATCACCGTCTGCACTCACTTCATGCCCGCCGGCATCGTGGCGCAGTTGCTAGCAGAAGACGCCATCGACACCCGGCTGGCAATTGTGACCACCGATTACGACTTCCACTCGATGTGGCTCAGTCCGAGATTCAATCGCTACTTTGTCGCGCTGGAAGAAACAAAGGTGCATCTGATGGCGCTCGGACTGCCGGAGGATCGCATTACCATCTCCGGCATCCCGGTCGATCCCGCTTTCGAGGCGCCGATCAACCGCGACGAGGTCCTGGCGCACTACCACCTGCGCCCCGACCTGCCGATGATCCTGGTGTCGGCAGGTGCAGCGGGCATTGGTCCAGCGCGCGACGTGGTGCAGCAGATCATGACGATGAAGACGCCATCACAGGTCATTGTGGTATGCGGCAGGAATGAAGAACTGCGCAAAGAACTCATTGAATTGACCGAACCGCAGGCGAAACGCTTCCGTTTACTGGGATTCACCGACGATATGCCATCGCTGATGAAGATCGCAACGATCCTGATCGGTAAGCCGGGCGGATTGACTTCTTCTGAAGCCATGGCTGCCGGATTGCCGATGGTCATCATCTCGCCTATTCCCGGTCAGGAAGAGCGCAACAGTGATCACCTTCTCGAAGAAGGGGTGGCGCTGCGCTGCAATCAGATGACCACCCTTGCCTACAAAGTTGATCGTCTGTTGCAGAACCCCGAACGCCTGGCGCGTATGCGCGAAAACACCCGCAACATTGGACGTCCCGACGCTGCGCGCGTGATTGTCGATACATTGCTCCACGAAGTGAACGAGCCGGTGGTGATCGAGGAGTCGCCGCCGATCAGGATTCTGCCATTTCGTATCAATCTCGCCGACCTGTTTGACCCGCCGCTGGCGGACGATGACCGGTTCACCATTGTCGATGCGCTGAGCGGCGAGCTGATCGACGAAGTGACCGGCAAAGAGATGCGCGTCCTGTTCGACAACCTGGAGATCGAGAGCACCACCGACGCCGATTTCTACATCAACCGCGATACCCTGGCGCTGCTCGCCGATCGCGGCGCGAGTCCGCACCTGATTGACGT
- the solA gene encoding N-methyl-L-tryptophan oxidase — translation MTPAYDVIIIGLGGMGSAAAYHAARRGRRVLGIERHTIAHTLGSSHGRSRIIRQAYFEDPAYVPLLLRAYELWRQIERDSGAHLLTITGGLMIGSPESHTVAGALRSAQEHGLEYELLDAATIRRRFPPLRPPEGTVALYEHQAGFVRPETSVAAHLRRAVALGADLRFEEPALAWEADAGGVTVTTTRNRYTAERLIVAPGPWAPRLLADLGAPLVVERQTLHWFAPKGGVEPFLPDRFPIYIWEAEDGTQFYGFPHQEGPPGGVKVALFRAGEPCDPDTVDRAVHPAEIAAMRAAIAHLIPTLNGKHLASAVCMYTTTPDQHFVVGLHSQHPNVVIASPCSGHGFKFASVMGEILTDLALDGATRHPIRLFDPQRFH, via the coding sequence ATGACACCAGCATACGACGTGATCATCATCGGACTCGGCGGTATGGGGAGCGCCGCAGCATACCACGCAGCACGGCGCGGGCGGCGCGTCCTTGGCATCGAGCGTCACACGATCGCCCATACCCTTGGCTCCAGCCACGGTCGGTCGCGCATCATCCGTCAGGCGTATTTTGAGGACCCGGCATACGTGCCGTTGCTCTTGCGCGCCTATGAACTGTGGCGGCAGATCGAACGCGACAGCGGCGCGCATCTGTTGACCATCACTGGCGGGTTGATGATCGGTTCTCCTGAGAGTCATACCGTCGCCGGGGCGCTGCGTAGCGCGCAGGAACACGGGCTGGAGTACGAACTGCTCGACGCCGCCACGATACGGCGCCGTTTTCCGCCGCTCCGTCCGCCGGAGGGAACCGTTGCCCTGTACGAACACCAGGCTGGTTTCGTCCGCCCCGAAACCAGCGTCGCTGCGCACCTGCGACGCGCTGTGGCGCTCGGCGCCGACCTGCGCTTCGAGGAGCCGGCGCTGGCATGGGAAGCCGACGCAGGTGGAGTGACGGTAACAACGACGCGCAACCGCTATACCGCCGAACGCCTGATCGTTGCGCCCGGTCCGTGGGCGCCGCGTCTGCTGGCGGATCTCGGCGCGCCGCTGGTGGTGGAGCGACAAACGCTCCACTGGTTTGCGCCGAAGGGCGGCGTTGAGCCGTTTCTGCCCGACCGCTTTCCGATCTATATCTGGGAAGCGGAAGACGGCACGCAGTTCTACGGCTTTCCCCACCAGGAAGGACCGCCCGGCGGCGTCAAGGTTGCGCTCTTCCGCGCCGGTGAACCGTGCGACCCCGATACCGTTGATCGCGCGGTGCATCCCGCCGAGATCGCCGCCATGCGCGCAGCCATCGCCCATCTCATTCCGACGCTCAACGGCAAACATCTGGCGTCGGCAGTCTGTATGTACACCACAACGCCAGACCAGCACTTCGTCGTCGGCTTGCACTCGCAGCATCCCAACGTCGTCATCGCCTCACCGTGCTCCGGTCATGGCTTCAAGTTCGCCAGTGTGATGGGAGAAATCCTGACCGATCTTGCCCTTGACGGCGCCACTCGCCACCCGATCCGGTTGTTCGATCCGCAGCGGTTTCACTGA
- a CDS encoding nucleotidyltransferase family protein, with the protein MATIVRQPQPIEPIIQQLQNILPQLREEYDVERLGVFGSYVRNEQHAESDIDILVSFRSTPGLLKYISLEQYLSDLSGMRVDLVMESALKPEIGARIRTEVHYL; encoded by the coding sequence ATGGCAACTATTGTACGCCAACCACAACCGATTGAACCCATTATCCAGCAATTACAGAATATCTTGCCTCAACTCCGCGAGGAATATGATGTAGAACGGCTTGGCGTCTTTGGATCGTATGTGCGAAATGAGCAACATGCTGAGAGTGATATTGATATTCTTGTATCGTTCCGCAGTACGCCCGGGTTGTTAAAGTACATCTCACTGGAGCAGTACCTTTCTGATTTATCAGGTATGCGTGTTGATTTAGTCATGGAAAGTGCATTAAAACCAGAAATCGGTGCACGTATTCGTACTGAGGTGCACTATCTATGA
- a CDS encoding helix-turn-helix transcriptional regulator, protein MHAQPHHAWQVASLARALACSRSTFASRFTALVGEPPMEYLTRWRMQIASRLLIEDPSLRIGDIAARVGYRSEAAFSKAFKRLMGVAPIAYRSASGQAAD, encoded by the coding sequence ATGCATGCACAGCCACACCATGCCTGGCAGGTCGCATCCCTGGCGCGCGCGCTGGCATGCTCACGTTCAACATTTGCGTCCCGCTTCACTGCGCTGGTCGGCGAACCGCCGATGGAATACCTGACGCGCTGGCGGATGCAGATTGCTTCTCGCCTGTTGATCGAAGACCCCTCTCTGCGTATCGGTGACATTGCCGCCCGCGTCGGCTATCGCTCCGAAGCGGCATTCAGCAAAGCGTTCAAGCGACTGATGGGCGTTGCGCCCATCGCTTATCGCAGCGCTTCAGGGCAGGCAGCCGATTAA
- a CDS encoding nucleotidyltransferase family protein yields the protein MATIVRRPPPIEPIIQQLQNILPQLREEYDVEWLGVFGSYVRNEQHAESDIDILVSFRSTPGLLKYISLEQYLSDLLGMRVDLVMESALKPEIGARIRTEVHYL from the coding sequence ATGGCAACTATTGTACGCCGACCACCACCGATTGAACCCATTATCCAGCAATTACAGAATATCTTGCCTCAACTCCGCGAGGAATATGATGTAGAATGGCTTGGCGTCTTTGGATCGTATGTACGAAATGAGCAACACGCTGAGAGCGATATTGATATTCTTGTATCGTTTCGTAGTACACCTGGGTTGTTAAAGTACATCTCACTGGAGCAGTACCTTTCTGATTTATTAGGTATGCGTGTTGATTTGGTTATGGAAAGTGCATTAAAACCAGAAATTGGTGCACGTATCCGTACTGAGGTACACTATCTATGA
- a CDS encoding HepT-like ribonuclease domain-containing protein translates to MTSERSYSDYLSDIIDAMEKIGRFIEGLSEKQFQEDDKTAFAVIRALEIIGEATKCLPDTFRSAYPQIPWKAMAGMRDKLIHQYMGVDLRVVWKTATEDIPALLPQIQHIYRTMKP, encoded by the coding sequence ATGACATCAGAGCGTTCATATAGCGATTATCTCAGCGATATTATTGACGCAATGGAGAAAATCGGTCGTTTTATCGAAGGATTAAGTGAGAAACAGTTTCAAGAGGACGATAAAACCGCCTTTGCGGTCATTCGAGCGCTCGAAATTATTGGCGAAGCAACAAAATGCCTCCCTGATACATTCCGCTCTGCTTATCCGCAGATCCCCTGGAAGGCGATGGCAGGCATGCGGGACAAGCTGATTCACCAGTACATGGGAGTTGATCTCCGAGTCGTATGGAAGACGGCGACGGAAGATATTCCGGCGCTTTTACCACAGATACAGCATATATATCGCACAATGAAACCCTGA
- a CDS encoding DUF2283 domain-containing protein — translation MAEVKVFYDRAGNTLTVWFGDPLDEHVCEETGNEVILIKDQSGQVIGFERLNFSVAALEPLRVAFETVTV, via the coding sequence ATGGCCGAAGTAAAGGTATTCTACGATCGTGCTGGCAATACGCTCACAGTCTGGTTTGGCGATCCGCTCGACGAGCATGTCTGCGAGGAAACCGGGAACGAAGTTATCTTGATCAAAGACCAATCTGGACAGGTCATTGGCTTTGAACGGCTGAATTTCTCCGTCGCCGCCCTGGAGCCGCTGCGGGTCGCTTTCGAGACGGTCACTGTCTGA
- a CDS encoding YLP-box putative sorting motif-containing protein, with protein sequence MQEWLFLALVNHQNGFIWRYFYRHPGVLRAHIEMYGGATVYLPLVLRAGEA encoded by the coding sequence GTGCAGGAGTGGCTGTTCCTGGCACTGGTCAACCACCAGAATGGCTTCATCTGGCGCTATTTCTATCGCCATCCCGGCGTGCTGCGCGCACATATCGAAATGTACGGCGGCGCGACGGTGTATCTGCCGCTGGTGCTGCGCGCCGGGGAAGCCTGA
- a CDS encoding DUF3644 domain-containing protein: MRNLRKKLLDQAIAAMIAAIEVYNKPDFKYRDECICCQPV; this comes from the coding sequence ATGAGGAACCTTAGAAAAAAACTGCTGGATCAGGCAATCGCTGCAATGATTGCCGCAATTGAGGTATACAACAAACCTGATTTCAAATATCGCGATGAGTGCATTTGTTGTCAACCTGTATGA
- a CDS encoding Eco57I restriction-modification methylase domain-containing protein has protein sequence MSHIHAPTPAIRLEGGLLGPDILDAALAGDLPGQQPRDFGLDGSRSLTDEIAGAFADAQAQWALFRRRLARLPDDDPATAITRDAWVIPFLSLLGYDLHANPHPYAIDGARFAISHRAGAADDAPPVHIVGVRQDLGRVPPAPSRTGGVRMAPHVLVQEYLNRSEQVWGLVANGRTLRLLRNSTYLRRQAYVECDLAQILDEQRFADFAALYRLIHRTRLPQTAADARDCWLERYHQHALEQGGRVRDRLRDGVEQALLILANGFLAHPANGALRAALRLPPPGEPVPDDVAAALYRQALRIVYRVLFLLTAEDRGLISDDPHYAHYGVGRLRRLLTRRSAFTDHVDLWLGFQTLRQIVSDAALAALLGAAPLNGDLFAPVDLDAAVITNRDLLHAFRHLAWYGDPPRRINYAALDTEELGSVYESLLELHPTIAWRGAVPVVAFAARSAERRATGSHYTPPELVAPLVQHALEPALRARLAPCPTPAEREAALLGLTVLDPACGSGHFLLAAARHLGTELARIRSGDAAPAPEIVRDAVRDVIAHCLYGVDKNPLAVELCRVALWLEGHARGRPLTFLDHRIRCGDSLLGVADLQALEAGIPDDAYRPLGTDDRAHARQVKARNAREARMDLFRHGFVTAPLADLAAQMHQVAAMPDRTVEQVHAKSAAYRRVITQDAYRRLRLACDVWTAAFFQSFAPPQSPPPTPHARGGGMGVVGVALTTMAVQEALTHGALSDPRQGAFVTVTRDERAFFHWSLEFPDAAAAGGFDVILGNPPFMGGLRISGVAGEAYRRWLEAALVPFGGTADLCAAFFRRAFALLRPGGRLGMIATNTIGQGDTRESGLKVILAQGGRIAFARRFVRWPGQASVEVNLVVIEAPRARRTQEGTGGDGGALLDDHPVAAISSRLDAEPDGEPARLRQNDGKAFIGDFVRGLGFVLEAAEAEALLARDPRNADCLFPYLNGDDLNTHPAQQPGRWVICFHDWDLARAQQYPDLLRIVEERVKPEREGLRGPGDARNRAAWWQFGAYRAGMRHAIAPLRRVLARSRISEMHAPVFVPKGWIYNEQLVVFAFDDDYHFALLQSGVHEAWARRQASSLRTDLRYTPTDCFATFPFPPAEDAAPDLARVLAHPAFAHAAQIGAAYHERRREVMQARRIGLTKTYNLLHDPACLDADIADLRRLHAALDAAILACYGWDDLDPGHDFHANARGQTRFGMAPAVQRAVVQRLLDLNLAVATGRV, from the coding sequence ATGAGTCACATCCACGCACCAACTCCGGCGATCCGTCTCGAAGGCGGTCTGCTTGGTCCCGACATTCTGGACGCGGCGCTTGCCGGCGATCTGCCAGGGCAGCAACCGCGCGATTTCGGGCTGGACGGGTCGCGCTCCCTCACCGATGAGATCGCTGGCGCCTTCGCCGACGCCCAGGCGCAGTGGGCGCTCTTCCGCCGCCGCCTGGCGCGCCTGCCGGACGATGACCCGGCGACCGCAATCACCCGCGATGCCTGGGTCATCCCGTTCCTCAGTCTGCTCGGCTACGACCTGCACGCCAACCCGCACCCGTATGCGATCGACGGGGCGCGCTTCGCCATTTCGCACCGCGCTGGCGCTGCGGACGACGCCCCGCCGGTGCATATCGTCGGGGTGCGCCAGGACCTGGGGCGCGTCCCGCCCGCACCCTCCCGAACCGGGGGGGTGCGGATGGCGCCGCACGTGCTGGTGCAGGAGTATCTCAACCGCAGCGAGCAGGTGTGGGGGCTGGTCGCCAACGGGCGCACCCTGCGTCTGCTGCGCAACAGCACGTACCTCCGGCGGCAGGCGTATGTCGAGTGCGACCTGGCGCAGATCCTCGATGAGCAGCGCTTCGCCGACTTCGCCGCGCTCTACCGGCTGATCCACCGCACGCGCCTGCCGCAGACCGCTGCGGACGCGCGCGACTGCTGGCTGGAACGCTACCATCAGCACGCGCTGGAACAGGGCGGACGGGTGCGCGACCGCCTGCGCGACGGCGTGGAACAGGCGCTCCTGATCCTGGCGAACGGCTTCCTGGCGCACCCGGCGAACGGAGCGCTGCGCGCCGCGCTCCGTCTCCCGCCGCCGGGCGAACCGGTCCCGGATGACGTTGCCGCTGCGCTGTATCGCCAGGCGCTGCGCATCGTCTACCGCGTGCTCTTCCTGCTGACCGCCGAAGATCGCGGGCTGATCAGCGACGACCCGCACTACGCGCACTATGGCGTCGGGCGACTGCGGCGACTCCTGACGCGCCGCAGCGCCTTCACCGATCACGTCGACCTCTGGCTGGGGTTCCAGACGCTGCGCCAGATCGTGAGCGATGCGGCGCTGGCCGCGCTGCTGGGCGCGGCGCCGCTCAACGGCGACCTGTTTGCGCCCGTCGATCTCGACGCCGCTGTGATTACCAACCGCGACCTGCTGCACGCCTTCCGCCATCTCGCCTGGTACGGCGATCCGCCGCGCCGCATCAACTATGCGGCGCTCGACACCGAAGAACTGGGGTCGGTGTACGAAAGTCTGCTCGAACTGCACCCGACCATCGCCTGGCGCGGCGCGGTTCCCGTCGTTGCCTTCGCCGCACGCAGCGCCGAACGGCGCGCCACCGGCTCGCACTACACTCCGCCGGAGCTGGTGGCGCCGCTCGTGCAGCACGCGCTGGAGCCGGCGCTGCGGGCGCGTCTTGCGCCATGCCCCACACCTGCCGAACGGGAAGCGGCGCTCCTTGGACTGACCGTGCTCGATCCGGCATGCGGCAGCGGGCATTTCCTGCTGGCGGCGGCGCGGCATCTGGGGACCGAACTGGCGCGCATCCGCAGCGGCGACGCCGCCCCCGCCCCGGAGATCGTCCGTGACGCAGTGCGCGACGTGATTGCCCACTGCCTGTACGGGGTGGACAAAAATCCGCTGGCGGTCGAACTCTGCCGCGTCGCGCTCTGGCTGGAAGGGCATGCGCGGGGCAGGCCGCTCACCTTTCTCGACCACCGCATCCGCTGCGGCGATTCGCTCCTGGGGGTCGCCGACCTGCAGGCGCTCGAAGCCGGCATTCCCGATGACGCCTACCGTCCGCTGGGAACCGACGACCGCGCCCACGCGCGGCAGGTCAAGGCGCGCAACGCGCGCGAGGCGCGCATGGATCTCTTCCGCCACGGGTTCGTCACCGCGCCGCTGGCAGACCTGGCGGCGCAGATGCATCAGGTCGCCGCGATGCCGGATCGAACGGTGGAGCAGGTGCATGCCAAGAGCGCCGCATACCGACGGGTGATCACCCAGGACGCCTATCGCCGCCTGCGCCTGGCGTGCGACGTGTGGACGGCGGCGTTCTTCCAATCCTTCGCACCCCCCCAGTCCCCCCCGCCAACCCCCCACGCACGCGGGGGGGGCATGGGGGTGGTGGGGGTGGCGCTGACGACGATGGCGGTTCAGGAGGCGCTGACGCACGGCGCGCTGAGCGACCCGCGCCAGGGAGCGTTCGTGACCGTCACGCGCGACGAGCGCGCCTTCTTCCACTGGTCGCTGGAGTTCCCGGACGCGGCGGCGGCAGGCGGGTTCGATGTCATCCTCGGCAACCCGCCGTTCATGGGGGGATTGCGCATCAGCGGCGTCGCGGGCGAAGCGTACCGGCGCTGGCTGGAAGCGGCGCTGGTGCCGTTCGGCGGCACAGCCGACCTCTGCGCGGCGTTCTTCCGGCGGGCGTTCGCGCTGCTGCGTCCCGGCGGGCGGCTGGGGATGATCGCCACCAACACCATCGGGCAGGGGGACACGCGCGAAAGCGGGCTGAAGGTCATCCTGGCGCAGGGCGGGCGCATTGCGTTCGCCCGCCGCTTCGTGCGCTGGCCCGGACAGGCGAGCGTCGAAGTCAACCTGGTCGTCATTGAAGCGCCGCGCGCCCGCCGCACGCAGGAGGGGACTGGGGGAGACGGCGGCGCGCTGCTCGACGACCACCCGGTTGCGGCGATCTCGTCGCGGCTCGATGCCGAACCGGACGGCGAACCGGCGCGCCTGCGCCAGAACGACGGCAAGGCGTTCATCGGCGATTTCGTGCGTGGTCTCGGCTTCGTGCTGGAGGCGGCAGAGGCGGAGGCGCTGCTGGCGCGCGACCCGCGCAACGCTGACTGCCTGTTCCCCTACCTGAACGGCGACGACCTGAACACCCATCCGGCGCAGCAGCCGGGGCGATGGGTGATCTGCTTCCACGACTGGGACCTGGCGCGGGCGCAGCAGTACCCCGACCTGCTGCGGATCGTGGAGGAGCGGGTGAAGCCGGAGCGGGAGGGGCTGCGTGGTCCGGGGGACGCGCGCAACCGCGCGGCCTGGTGGCAGTTCGGCGCCTACCGCGCGGGCATGCGTCACGCCATCGCCCCGCTGCGCCGGGTGCTGGCGCGGAGTCGCATCAGTGAGATGCATGCGCCGGTGTTTGTTCCCAAGGGTTGGATATACAATGAGCAACTGGTCGTCTTCGCCTTCGACGACGACTATCACTTCGCGCTGTTGCAATCCGGCGTGCACGAGGCGTGGGCGCGCCGCCAGGCGTCCAGTCTGCGCACCGATCTGCGCTACACCCCCACCGACTGCTTCGCCACGTTTCCCTTCCCGCCGGCGGAGGATGCTGCTCCCGACCTGGCGCGGGTGCTGGCGCACCCGGCGTTCGCGCATGCGGCGCAGATCGGAGCGGCGTACCACGAGCGGCGCCGGGAGGTGATGCAGGCGCGCCGGATCGGGTTGACGAAAACGTACAACCTGCTCCACGACCCCGCCTGCCTTGATGCCGACATTGCAGACCTGCGGCGGCTGCACGCGGCGCTGGATGCGGCGATCCTGGCGTGCTACGGCTGGGACGATCTCGATCCGGGGCACGATTTCCACGCGAACGCGCGCGGGCAGACGCGCTTCGGCATGGCGCCGGCGGTGCAGCGCGCGGTGGTGCAGCGGCTGCTCGACCTCAACCTGGCAGTGGCGACGGGGCGGGTCTGA